The Bartonella krasnovii sequence CAAATGTGTTGGAATTGTTGTCTTTAATCATGAGGGTCAAGTTTGGGTTGGACGCCGTTTAATGGCGCCAGCTCATGCAGATATTGACGGATCTCATCGTTGGCAGCTTCCTCAAGGAGGAATTGATGAAGATGAAAAACCATTAGAGGCAGCATATCGAGAACTTTATGAAGAAACGGGTATTCGGTCTGTGAAGTTGATTAAAGAAGCACAAAATTGGTTCCATTATGATTTTCCACAAGAACTTGTTGCGTGCACATTAAGCAATAAATATCGTGGGCAAACGCAAAAATGGTTTGCTTTCCAGTTTATAGGAGAGCTCTCTGAAATCGTGATTAATCCTCCACCAGATGGCAATAAAGCGGAATTCGATCAATGGAAATGGATTGATCTAGAAGCTCTCCCTTCGATTGCTGTTCCTTTTAAAAAGCATGTTTATATGAGAGTTGTTAGCGAATTTCGAGGTAGCTTTGGGTCATTATAAAAGCTATATGACTATGAGAAAGCTTTTTTTATGAAGATGCTTTATATGATGTATATTATTTATAGATGATAAACATGTTTCTCTTTATGTAAAGAACAGGAATATAAAATGAAAAAGTTATTTAATTTACTGATAGTTTGTACTCTCTTGAGTATTTCATCTGTTGCTTTTGCAACAAATTCAAAGCCTTCTGCAGCAAAAGAGGCAGCAGCGACATTACCAAATGGAGCTTCTTCTTTGACTGAAACCTATGGCTTGTGGACCATTAACTGTGGATTACAAGAAGGGAAAAAAGTTTGCTTTATGCATCGTCAAGAAGTGAATGAGCAGGGGCGTGTTGTTGTGGCTATGACCCTTATTCTTAATGGTGAGGGTGTTGTATCGGGTAATTTAACAGTTCCTTTTGGCATTTTAGTTTCTAAGCCTGTTCGTTTACAAGTCGATGACGGAAAAGCTGTTATTGAAACCGGTATCCGGACTTGTATGCCAGCAGGTTGTATGGTTCCAGTTGTTTTTGATAAAAGTCACGTAGCAGCTTTACGTGCTGGAAAACAATTAAAGTTAGCGATGACAATTGCTGCTGCAGGTGAACCACCTTTGAATGATTTGTTTGTTCAGCTAAATGGTTTTAGTAATGCTCTTAATCGTTTAACTGCTTTGCAGAAGTAATTTTAAAAATAAAAGCGGCCTTTTAAGGCCGCTTTTATTTTGTGCATATAGATTGATTATTAAAGCAATGAGATTTAAGATTGGCTCTATAATTCAGTGCTTTTAAAGTTTTCAGATTATTTTCTATTTTTTCTATTTTCATTGCGCTATTTTTAATTTTAATATTTGTTTTCTTGGGTAATCATTATCAAATAGATAAGATGAAAAATCTGGACTATTTAGTTTTTATTCATGAGATTTTGGAATATAAAACTATTATTTAATATACAGATTCATTTTAATAAAGACTTTCTATACGCTTTTCTGTTTCCTTGATTGAAAGGGATAACGCATGGTTTATGCATTGCTTCAAACGCTTGATTTGATTTTTAATCTTTATATTTATATTTTAATCGCTAGTGTCGTTTTTTCTTGGCTTTATGTCTTTAATATCATAAATCCGCGCAATCGCTTTGTTGTTTTGATAGGAAGCTTTCTATATCGCCTTACAAATCCCATTCTAAACCCTATCCGGCAGATTTTACCAAATTTGGGAACAATTGATATTTCGCCTATGGTGGTGTTCATTATTATTTATTTTATTCGTAATTTTATGTGGCGCGCTTACATAAATATGTATTTATAGAAATATGATTTAAGGCAAATACATGTTTTATCAGGTTGATAAAAATAACTTGATTTTGTTTGTATATCTCATTCCCAAATCATCCGTTGACAAAATAATAGGGATTGAATGTAAGGATGGTGAGAAACAATACCTGGTTATACGCCTTCGTTCTGTTCCTGAAGATGGAAAAGCAAATAAAGCTCTCATTAAATTTCTTGCAAAGCAGTGGAAAATTCCATCTTCTTCTATTTTTCTGAAAAGCGGAGCAACATCTCGCTACAAACAGCTTTATTTTTCAACACATTTAGAAGAGCTAAAGCAGAAATGGCAATCTTTTAAAGATTGTATATCGTAGAAAAAATAAATAGTAAAGCCTATTAAAAATAGGCTTTATTTTATTAAAATTATTATATTTTTTCATTGCGCTCAACAGCTTGCTTAATGAGTTCATGCGCAAAATTTTTATCGCGCCACCCTTCAATTTTAGCCCATTTTCCAGGTTCCAAATCTTTATAATGCTTGAAAAAATGTTCAATTTGTTGGAGCGTAATTTCAGGCAGGTCTGTATAATCATGAATATTGATATAACGTTTTGTTAATTTTGGCGTTGGAATGGCAATAATTTTTTCATCTTTACCACCATCATCTTCCATCATTAAAGCCCCGATGGGGCGAACATTGATCACACAACCAGGCATAAGTGGACGGGTATTACAGATAAGGACATCAATAGGATCACCATCATCTGAAAGCGTATGGGGGACAAAACCATAATTTCCAGGATAAACCATTGAGGTATGAAGAAAACGGTCAACAAATAATGCGCCCGACTTTTTATCCATCTCATATTTTATTGGTTGACCACCAAGAGAAACTTCCACGATAACATTAATATCTTCTGGTGGGTTTTTGCCTACGGGTATTTCCTTAATATTCATAGAGACATCCTTTCTGGGATAAAGTGAGGCTTACAATCAAATATTTTACCAAAGAGATTATGCAATTAGCTTGAAATTGATGCCCGTGTTTTTTCAAAACGTTTACGTTCATTAGGATCAAGATAAAGTTTGCGGAGACGAATATTTTTAGGGGTAACCTCCACAAGTTCATCATCTTGTATCCACGATAGGGCACGTTCTAATGTCATTTTAATAGGAGGCGTTAACTTTACAGCTTCATCTTTTCCAGAAGCGCGCATATTGGTGAGTTTTTTTCCTTTTAACACATTGACTTCTAAGTCGTTATCGCGTGAGTGTATGCCAATAATCATCCCTTGATAGACTTTCACACCGGCATCAATGATCATGGGGCCACGATCTTCAAGGTTAAAAAGAGCATAAGCAACAGATTCACCGTTGTCATTTGAAATCATAACACCATTAACACGACCAGCAATGTCCCCTTTATAAGGTTCATAAGCATGGAAAAGGCGGTTCATAATGGCCGTACCACGAGTATCCGTTAAAAGTTCAGATTGATAACCAATGAGTCCACGGGTGGGCGCATAAAAAACAAGGCGGACACGATTACCTCCAGAAGGGCGTAATTCCACCATTTCACCTTTACGTTCAGACATTTTTTGTACAACAGTACCGGAATATTCTTCATCAACATCGATAACAACTTCTTCTATTGGTTCAAGAATTGTTCCATTTTCACCCTTTTGCATTACCACACGTGGACGTGAAACACTAAGTTCAAATCCTTCACGGCGCATATTTTCGATGAGAACTGCAAGTTGTAATTCTCCTCGCCCTGAAACGTAGAAAGAATCTTTATCGGCTGATTCTTCAATTTTAAGCGCGACATTGCCTTCTGCTTCTTTTAACAAACGGTCACGGATAACACGGCTTGTTACTTTATCTCCTTCCGTTCCAGCAAGGGGACTATCGTTAACAAGAAAACTCATCGTAACAGTAGGAGGATCAATTGGTTGGGCAGTAAGGGGGGCATTGACAGCTGGATCACAAAAAGTATCGGCAACGGTACCTTTTTGTAAACCTGCAATCGCAACAATATCACCAGCATGTCCTTCTTCAATAGGTTGCCGTTCTAAACCACGAAATGCCAAAATTTTTGAGATACGTCCAGTTTCTAGAAGTTTTCCATCTTGCCCAAGAACCTTAACATTTTGATTGGGCTTTAGAGAACCGGAATGAATACGGCCTGTAATAATTCGTCCCAAAAACGGATCTGCTTCAAGAATAGTTCCAATCATGCGGAATGGTCCTTCTGCGACACGAGGAGAAGGAACATGCCGTGTTACAAGATCAAATAAAGGACTGAGTCCTTGATCTTTGGGGCCTTCTGGCGCTTCAGCCATCCATCCATCGCGCCCAGATCCATAAAGAATGGGAAAATCAAGCTGTTCGTCGGTTGCATCAAGAGCGGCAAAAAGGTCAAAGGCCTCATTAATGACTTCATCAACACGTGCATCCGGTCGGTCAATTTTATTAATAGCAACAATAGGGCGCAATCCTACTTTTAATGCTTTACCAACGACAAATTTTGTTTGTGGCATGGGGCCTTCAGCAGCATCAACAAGTACGATGGCACCATCAACCATGTTTAGAATACGCTCAACTTCTCCACCAAAATCGGCATGTCCTGGTGTATCAACAATATTAATTCGGGTATCTTTCCAAACAACAGATGTCACTTTCGCTAGAATTGTAATTCCTCGCTCTTTTTCAATATCGTTTGAATCCATCATACGTTCGCTTGTACGCTGATTATCCCGGAAGTTTCCTGATTGCTTGAGAAGTCCGTCTACAAGCGTTGTTTTCCCATGGTCAACGTGGGCAATGATGGCAATGTTACGCAATTGCATAAATTTTCTTCTTTTCGTTTAATGAAATTCCATTTGAGGCAAAGTCTTTACATTCTTTGCCTGACTGTTAAAAAAACCTTTTACATGTTTTTTTATAACTTTGGAAGATAGAGACCATATTTTTATGGCAAAACGATTTATCCAAGTCTTTAATGCGCTATGAAGCCTCAATTGCTGAAGTTTCATAAAAGAACTATAGTATGTTGAGTGTTTTATTCTTGAGCTAAGAATTGTCCATAAATCACTGTCAATTGGATCTTTATTGATATGACACAAGGAATTTATGGAAACGGCTTTTAAAGAATAAATAAATGTAAAACTAGATGTGTCATACTTTATTGTTTTGCAAAGAGATTGATAAAAATCCGAGAATATCTTTAAATCTATTGACAACTTTATGACATCGTTATTCCCAATAAAGTTTTTGCTTCTACTGGAGTTTGTTAATCAACATTCAGATTTAATGCAGCCGCATATTTGAGATAAATATCGGGACAATTAAGAATTTTATAAGAAGTTCTAATTTTTATATGCCAATTTAGAGGAAGAGCTACGATCTGTTTGATTTATTTATGAAACGGAAACACAGCTTTATTTAGAAAAAATATGAAGATATCAAAGAAAAATTCTTCTCTTTTCTGTTATTTTTAATTTACACGTATGACTTCAAAAGCATCTCAAAAAAATTTATTTTAAACCATTGAGATTGATGTATCGCCTATACTTTTTGCTTATCATACTTTATAGAATGATACGTCTCATGCAAATAGAACGATCGAAAAAGAATACACGTATTATTACACACTTATATCTTCTTTTAAAGAGAGATACCTGAATATCACTCATCCATTTCATGATAAGACCAATGAATGCTATAATAAACGTTAATGGTGTATTATAAACGCCCTTGTGAAGCGTATAAAAGCCCATTGTTGACTCCTCTATATCATTTTTTCAGCTGTCAATATTGCGACAACTTTTGCATTTGAAAGAGGACATAAGAAGTATGTTACTTCTTTCTTGAATAATTTTCCATCCACATACTTATCACGCTTGTGACCGGCAAGAAGAAGATGACTTTAATTGATATAATATGAGAATAAGAAGACTTATGATGACATAATTTTACGGTACTCGGAGCTATTATTCGAATATAAAAACGATGAATTATCATTATAAACAATGTATTATCTGTGAAACCAATGATTGTATTAGAAAACAAATAATAGAGCTTATGCTCTTATGGAAAGATCTGAAATGATATGACAAGATCTTTCCATAAGGGTATGTTTTTACTTCACATGTTTAAAGAAGAGTTCCTGACAAAATGAGGGACGCTACAGAAAAATAGATTATAATACCCATGACATCGACTAGAGTTGCTACAAAAGGAGCAGAAGCGCTTGCTGGATCAAATTTTAAACCTTTAAGGATAAAGGGCAACATAGATCCAGAG is a genomic window containing:
- a CDS encoding RNA pyrophosphohydrolase; the encoded protein is MDADVNLKSLPYRKCVGIVVFNHEGQVWVGRRLMAPAHADIDGSHRWQLPQGGIDEDEKPLEAAYRELYEETGIRSVKLIKEAQNWFHYDFPQELVACTLSNKYRGQTQKWFAFQFIGELSEIVINPPPDGNKAEFDQWKWIDLEALPSIAVPFKKHVYMRVVSEFRGSFGSL
- a CDS encoding invasion associated locus B family protein, which codes for MKKLFNLLIVCTLLSISSVAFATNSKPSAAKEAAATLPNGASSLTETYGLWTINCGLQEGKKVCFMHRQEVNEQGRVVVAMTLILNGEGVVSGNLTVPFGILVSKPVRLQVDDGKAVIETGIRTCMPAGCMVPVVFDKSHVAALRAGKQLKLAMTIAAAGEPPLNDLFVQLNGFSNALNRLTALQK
- a CDS encoding YggT family protein — translated: MVYALLQTLDLIFNLYIYILIASVVFSWLYVFNIINPRNRFVVLIGSFLYRLTNPILNPIRQILPNLGTIDISPMVVFIIIYFIRNFMWRAYINMYL
- a CDS encoding DUF167 domain-containing protein, which translates into the protein MFYQVDKNNLILFVYLIPKSSVDKIIGIECKDGEKQYLVIRLRSVPEDGKANKALIKFLAKQWKIPSSSIFLKSGATSRYKQLYFSTHLEELKQKWQSFKDCIS
- the ppa gene encoding inorganic diphosphatase; the protein is MNIKEIPVGKNPPEDINVIVEVSLGGQPIKYEMDKKSGALFVDRFLHTSMVYPGNYGFVPHTLSDDGDPIDVLICNTRPLMPGCVINVRPIGALMMEDDGGKDEKIIAIPTPKLTKRYINIHDYTDLPEITLQQIEHFFKHYKDLEPGKWAKIEGWRDKNFAHELIKQAVERNEKI
- the typA gene encoding translational GTPase TypA, which produces MQLRNIAIIAHVDHGKTTLVDGLLKQSGNFRDNQRTSERMMDSNDIEKERGITILAKVTSVVWKDTRINIVDTPGHADFGGEVERILNMVDGAIVLVDAAEGPMPQTKFVVGKALKVGLRPIVAINKIDRPDARVDEVINEAFDLFAALDATDEQLDFPILYGSGRDGWMAEAPEGPKDQGLSPLFDLVTRHVPSPRVAEGPFRMIGTILEADPFLGRIITGRIHSGSLKPNQNVKVLGQDGKLLETGRISKILAFRGLERQPIEEGHAGDIVAIAGLQKGTVADTFCDPAVNAPLTAQPIDPPTVTMSFLVNDSPLAGTEGDKVTSRVIRDRLLKEAEGNVALKIEESADKDSFYVSGRGELQLAVLIENMRREGFELSVSRPRVVMQKGENGTILEPIEEVVIDVDEEYSGTVVQKMSERKGEMVELRPSGGNRVRLVFYAPTRGLIGYQSELLTDTRGTAIMNRLFHAYEPYKGDIAGRVNGVMISNDNGESVAYALFNLEDRGPMIIDAGVKVYQGMIIGIHSRDNDLEVNVLKGKKLTNMRASGKDEAVKLTPPIKMTLERALSWIQDDELVEVTPKNIRLRKLYLDPNERKRFEKTRASISS